A region of Paractinoplanes abujensis DNA encodes the following proteins:
- a CDS encoding DUF308 domain-containing protein, which translates to MLWSGSSPLSVMRESMWGFLLFAGVAWLAVGWSVLRLEPADIVGVTGPVIFFGALCEIVRALAGTKTWWVNAAMAVLFVGTGVVVLLDRDSTYTTPASLIGWFLMVRGAVDIAVATMNRGTDRTWGLMVVVGALQAGLGFYAASPFARTADPVIVTLGALGVLRAIADLVTALRLREVAAARHDVLRLTPEREAGMTGYAAGMNDYEAQPQPPARHRADAGMEQVEKL; encoded by the coding sequence ATGCTGTGGTCCGGTTCCTCGCCCCTCTCCGTGATGCGCGAGAGCATGTGGGGGTTTCTGCTGTTCGCCGGCGTGGCCTGGCTGGCCGTGGGGTGGAGCGTGCTGCGGCTGGAACCGGCCGACATCGTGGGTGTGACCGGCCCGGTCATCTTCTTCGGGGCCCTGTGCGAGATCGTCCGCGCGCTGGCCGGCACGAAGACGTGGTGGGTCAACGCGGCGATGGCCGTGCTGTTCGTGGGCACCGGAGTCGTCGTGCTGCTGGACCGGGACTCGACGTACACGACCCCGGCCTCGCTGATCGGGTGGTTCCTGATGGTCCGGGGTGCGGTCGACATCGCCGTGGCCACCATGAACCGGGGCACCGACCGCACGTGGGGCCTGATGGTGGTGGTCGGGGCGCTGCAGGCCGGGCTCGGTTTCTACGCCGCGAGCCCTTTTGCCCGTACGGCCGACCCGGTGATCGTCACCCTCGGCGCGCTCGGTGTGCTGCGGGCCATCGCCGACCTGGTCACGGCGTTGCGGCTGCGTGAGGTGGCCGCGGCCCGGCACGACGTGCTGCGGCTGACGCCGGAACGGGAGGCCGGGATGACCGGATACGCCGCGGGGATGAACGACTACGAGGCTCAGCCGCAGCCGCCGGCCCGGCATCGCGCCGACGCCGGGATGGAACAGGTGGAGAAGCTTTAG